In Zingiber officinale cultivar Zhangliang chromosome 9B, Zo_v1.1, whole genome shotgun sequence, the genomic window taccaccaTAATTCCCTACGAGTATGATAATTTAATCAATACAGTGACCAAGGCCAAATTTAAAAGCTACAAATTTAACCATAAATCCAAATAAATGAATAGATCACGATAAAAAAACATCAGTGAAAACAAATCTATCAGACTATGATCTATTATTCTTCCTTTGTTTTTTTAATAAGAATTAATGATTGATCCTATTCGAAATTGTGCAGATGAAAATTAGGTATATAGTTGTTACGTTGATCGGATATAGATCATTCTTTAATCTGTAAGCACAATAAATGTTAATGCTGAGTTAGGAAAGGGGTCTCCGGCGTTGGTCCTCCGACGTTCAATTCAATCACTGACATAAAGAAGAAGACGAAATAACAATGGTACAAGCGTAAACAATGAATAATGCGTATCTTTACCAGTGTACAGCTCCCCCTTTATATAATGCCTTGGTGGGCAATCTGTGCGCTTTTTGAGATTTGAGCATGTTCTCGCATTGGTCGTTGACACGTTTTCCAATTAATCGTGGGCAAGTCCTCCGATTTATCGTCGTACGATCTGTCTGTTGACCATGCACTATGTCGGCCACACTATCATCTCCTAAAAGGATATCCCAAGATAGGTTAGCGATCCCGTTAATCGGCCGAGCAAGATAGCCGCTTGGCCCAGTACTCCTCCTCTTGGCCAAGTATTAGACTCAGTTACTCTTCCATGTGACGACGAGTCTCGATAGTATGTTCTCGTTCGATCGAAATAACGCTCCGGTTATCTCAACGCTCCTCTGCGTGACGAACTTCTAACGGGAGTTTCGCTTGATCCATCCCTTTGTCGGTCGAGCAAAATATGTCCGATCGGCTCATGATGTAGAgctccacttgaataccttttgATAAATCTATTGATCTTCGGATATTGATCTCCTTAATTTTAACCTTCACGTCCTCCTTTCACCCATTGTTAATGACCCCTCTATCATAATGATATAACTCTATCTTTTTTGCAGGGGAAATTGGCAATGTATGGTCTCGTTGTACCTACTCTTCAGTCTCGCACATGCATTCAATGCATCGCGCAGGAAGTGGTCTTAAAACTTGTTTCAGTCAACTCTTCCCAGGCGTCAGTTTTGGGGAAGCGAAGGAAAGAGTCTGCAAAAAAGCAACGAAAGGCTCCTGCCTCATTTCTTTCAAAAGAAGCAACAAAGAACAATAAAGAAAGGATAAAAAGTAAAAATATGAACAAGTTTTCGGTTTTTTTGTCCTTCTCCCCTTCCTTTCTCTGTCCAGGCAAACATGATCaaccatgttttatttgtttattttttacgtACAGTCTGAGCATTATTATTTCCGATAATTTTTGTTGACTAAAATCTGACCAGTTAAAATTTTGTAGGATATTGTTAAATggtcagaatctggccagctagaatatatgcatgcatacatatgcatgggtattttagtaatttcatatgaccacattaattatatgcatgtccATGCATGCATTTTAATTAGGAGATAGAGATTTCTAactggccagattctggccagCAAGATATCCTTCAATTAGAATACATACATGTacatgcatataattaatgtacacatatgatattactaaaatacccatATGTACACTTGCATGTATTGATTCTAGCTGACCAGATTCTGACCATTTAGTATTATCCTATTATTTCAATCTCGAATAAAAAAGATATCCTAATAGTTTCCAGTATCATGGTCAGATTTAAAAGGGTATTGCTAAATGACCAGAATCGGGTCAGTTAGAATATATGCATGCATGTATATGCATGGGTATTTTAATAATTTCATATGGTCACATTAATTATATGTATGTTCATGCATATATTTTAATTGGGAGATAGAGATTTTTAGCTGGCCAGATTCTAACCAACAAGATTTACTCGATTTAAAAAGCCGATGAAAAATTATCTCAATGGCTCATTAATGCAGGGTCTCATTTATTTTCGATTCAGTTTTGTTTGCTGTCATAGGAAATGCATTCGGTGGTCTAGTGCATTAATTGAGTTATGAAAATCACAGTGAATGCCTTTGTTAATCTCTTGCTGTTTGTAGACATTGCAGTTTTATgagaattaaataataattaataattcatcAAGGACAGGTCTTCAGTTATTGTAAGGTCTTTGATTGATCAATTTTGAAAAGATTGAGAATCGCTGTCAATCAAAGAAAACACACAGAGcacattaattaaaattaaaaaaaaaaacatggcaaggtaatttatttatttcttttctgaAATCATATTAATAGTCCAATAGCCCGTCAAATGatgtgttcttcttcttcctttctactACGAAGCATAGGCCCAACGTCTTCTTCTAGCCCACCATCTGAGTTATCCGTTTTTATTCTCGTATTACATTCTGTCCGTCACATGTCCGTTCGAATGCTACGATTTATTTCTCCCATGATGATCTTAGGTCGGGTACGACGGAAAACTGGGGCGAGGATTTCACCTTTTTGCCATAATGATCAAGACCCATGACATATTATAACAAAACAGATGATCAAAACAGATGATTAGGAGGAGGAGACAATTGTTACGAGAATTTTTGATATTTGAGAGTTCAACCAACAGATCAACATCATCAATGGCGATAACTTCCAACTCCCAAGTCCTGTTCTTTGCAATGGAATAGTTTCCCACTCACGTGATCTCGTCTGTTTCATGGCCAGCATACGGCAGTGCCCACAACTGCTACTCCTTCCCTTGGTTGCGCAGTTGCGCTCCCCTCCTCATCTCTGAATCCATGGAGTACGAACGAATCCATAACCATAAACCCTTGTCTGCTCTGGTAAATTTCTGCTCTTTTCATCTCCATTTATCTCCCTCTGAGCTCAAAGGACTGGTGTTTTGAGATTGGCAACCAAAAGCTGCGACATGAGTCACTGCTTGCATCGGTTTCGATGCAGATAGATTTCGTCCGCTTGCGCTTGCCTGCGCTCCGACTCGACGTCTTTTCCTATTATAATTTCGAGCCTGAAAAGACCAGAGATGGGGTTTTAGATTAAATGATATGAATGCCTGTGCTTGGGACGTTGTGACGGGGATCCGGCAGCTTTTTTAGTCAGAGTTTTgggttaaattggttttgtggtTTAAGGGAAGCGGATTCTCTCCCAAGAATCTTCGGGCGATGCTGCTTGGAGcggagaagaggagaaaggaaGAGGAGGGGCTCGAATCGAAGGCTTCGTCAAGATCGGAACCCTCGAAGCTTGAAAGCGGAAGTAAACAAAATCtcgtttttttttgtaaaaaaaatctgCCATAAAAAAGAGTTTCCCCCCTCTTTATTTGAAGAGATGTGCGCTGGGATCTTGCAGGGCCAAGCGCGGCGAATAGTTGCAAGGATGTAGAATGCTTCTCATTGATGGAAATAGGTTTCAGATCGAGAGATCAGGCGATGGGCGTAGGCAGGACTAGAGCACAAGAAGAGGACTCCATCGAATCGGACAGCGGATCCGCCGGATTCGAGTTCCAGAAGGCAGAGCGGACGCCACATCACCGGGCGACGGCGGCGCTGGTGCCTCTTTTCTCGAAGCCGGCGCCGTCGAAGTGGGACGATGCGCATAAGTGGATTGCAAGCCCGACGTCGAACCGTGGGGGGAACaagggcggaggaggaggaggtcagGCGAAGAAGGGAGACTTGGTGGGATACGTGAATCGACACACCGCGGCCAAGGCTGCTCTGGATGTGGTGGAGGAAGTAGACACCAAGAGAGTGGATGTAAGCCAGGCGAAGAAAGAAATGGGCGCTGCGAAGAGTATGAGTTGGGTGGGTGAGCATCATCCTGCGCCAGATTCAGGGGCTAAACCTGCGGCTGTTCTCGAGAATCCAGTGGTCGATTCAGATGGTAATATTCATTTACTCTGAATTATTTTCTCAACTTCTTCTCTTTACAATTGAGTCGGCTGCTTGCTTGCTTGCTTGTTGTCTTCATGTGTTCTTCTCTAAGAATTTGGTTCTTTATCATCATATCTTTACTGTTCGTTATGATTGAATTATACACTTCAGGATTCAACATCAGTAATCGAACAGTGAATTTCTGTGTCTACATTCCTGGGAGACGGTTATGGTCCAATGATTTGACAACTGAGTCAATGCAGGATAATGATGGACTAGATCGTCTAATCTGAGTTCTTCAGCATTTGTTTTCTTTAAGTGCCAATTAAATGATTATACAATCTTTCTTGTCAAGTTAGATCTTTAACTGATTGGATCATTGGATGCTTCGTTTTTTTTATTTACGTAAGGTTGTTTATCTATATGGGTTTCTATTGAGATACCAtacatttcaaaattgaaatgaTGAAACACTGTGATTTTCTAAACTTGGATATTAGTTTCTTGACAATCGTTATAATTGGTATCTGAGATGGTAGCTTTCTACACTGTTAGAACTTTTTCTCTTCTAAGTGtttccttgaattttttttttaaaaactactaTTAATGCTTGAAGAGCAACTGTAGAGTCTAATATAGTGAAAGATGTCTTTTAAGCATTGCCTTCTCTTCCAAGGGAATAAAGTTGCTTCCTTTTAGAGAAGGATTGATTTTGACTCAAGTTATTGCATATTCTTCTCTACCTTATTTAGCTATCTGTGATCATTTTTCATTGATTCAATTGCGACTCTCAGAAAATTATAGTCTCTGTAACATTTTGCAGTTAATTTTAGTTGGCATGATTCATCCTCTACTCAAAGTGATACAACTTTTATGACACCAGTGCCTACTATCAGGGCTGTATCCATGAGAGATATGGGAACAGAAATGACTCCTATTGCAAGCCAAGAGCCTTCTCGAACAGGAACCCCCATTAGGGCAACCTCACCACTTAGTAGCCCACCTTTGTCGCTGCCATCAACGCCACAAAGATCAGCTCCAGGTTCAACTCAGACAGACACAATTCCTCATCAGGAATTGAGCATTAAGGAGTTATCTGAAAAGGAACAGCACAGGAAAACTCGGAGGGAGATAATGGTGCTAGGCCAGCAATTGGGTAAGACAAACATAGCAGCATGGGCTAGCAAGGAAGACGAGGAACTTTATGCATCTACTTCAACTAATATGGTGTCAAAGGATCATTCAGCTAGAAGTGTCATTGAAGCTCGTGCAGCAGCATGGGAGGAAGCAGAAAAGACCAAGTATCTTGCTAGGTAATACTGGCATTGTAAATTTCATGTTGTTTCTTAGATTTTCTCTTCTTTAGTTGCTAAATAAATTAGCTGAGTTTTGATACATTgaatatttaaataaatctaCTTTCAGAATGTTCTattgaaaattatatttcctcaggttcaaacaagaagagatcAAAATCATGGCATGGGAAAATCATCAGAAAGCAACAATAGAAGCTGAATTGAGGAAAATTGAGGTATGCACTATGGTTTCCTACAGTGTTGGATTCATAGTTTCTTATATATCATTGAGTCATGTTCCAGATATCCTTTCTGTTAGATGTTTGATGAGAACTAGGTACTTCATAGGAAAAGGAAAGTACTATTATGATTTTCAGTTACCACTGAGATAAGAGTTTACTATGTATTACTAGATCATGCATTGTATTTTTCATTTTTGACAAAAGTTGTTTGCAAGCCATCACATTCCTGGTGCTCTCAAGAATTTTTCTCAACCAGCATTTAATCAGATTATTAGTATAATATTTAGAAGTATCATAGAACCACTAAGCAATCAAAGATGGAATTACTACACCTATTCTGTAGGATTCTTATCCTTAATGTTCAATTATACTTCTAAATGTAGTGGAATTATTTAATCATTTTTGCTTTTGGCTTGTGGACTTCTAGTATCACGGAGAAATATGATAACTGTCTTTCTTTTCATGCATTAGTGAAACAGCTATTCAATACTTTCAATGCGCAGATGCTGATATTGGGAATTATTTATACAAGTGTGACTTTGATGCTCTAGTAAGAATACAAGTCTTGAAAGCGAGAGCACTTTTGCAGCTTGAAATTTGAATAACATACTATGAGAAAGGTGTACATCTGTGAGCTATAATGGTTCAGATAGGAAAATGTCATAGGCAACTTTGAAAATATAGCAGATATAGCAACATAGTTCCGATGAGAAAATGTCATGCACATAGGATTCATGAAAGAATCCATGAAGCTATTCTAGTTCTTGATCGCCAATCACAAAAGTTAAATGACAGCTCATTAAAGTTGCAGTGTTATTTCACCAACTACATTCAACTTGCAAATTACAGTTTTATTATATCTTATCACATGCCAATGATCTGTTCAAGAACTCAACTTTTTATTCTTTTGCTTTGGTCATTTGATGCTCTCTTTGTTGCAGGTTAAGGTAGAAAGAATGAGGGCATCCTCACACGAGAGATTGATGAGCCAGCTTGCGTCTGTGAGACACAAAGCTGAAGATAAACGTGCTGCAGCAGGAGCCAAAAGAAATCAACAAGCTGCTAAAACTGCACAGCAAGCAGATTACATCAGAAGAACTGGTCGGATTCCTTCCAAATTTTATTGCTGGGGTTGGTGCTTTTAGTTCATTGTTTGAATCAAGGACTCAATCCGCGCTTGCCTTGAAGGAGAAGATTTTGTTGCTTTGTTGCTTCTATAATGTAGATGGTGTACCTCTTTTTTTTTCTGAGTTCTCATTGTAAATTCTGATAGTTTCTCATTGTTTTGCTAACTGGAATCATGATCCTTTTCCTGAAATCAAGCTATCATattattttctttcaaaaaagTGTTCAGAAATAATAAAATGATTAAGATTCGAAGTCCAAAtgagataaatattttaaaagttgatttttatGTGCTCATAACTTGtattttagatttatttgataggCAAATCAAAAGAAAAGCCTTGGGGAAGGCTTTTAGTCGTCTTTTAGAATGAATAATGCTTGGAAGAAGAATCCATTCAATAAACTTCCGAGCATAGCTGGCCATGTTTGTTCATGTGAAATTATACCCATCAAATATCTTAGATTCATTAGTTCTCTAATTCTTGCCCTTTCCttcttttctaaatttaaaaattgtCCATGCAGTTGATATGACTTTttttaaagaaagaaaaaaaaaacgaagAGAAGGATTGCACAAAACGCAAGCCAAACTTAAAACTCCAAATTAACAAGCTGCTACTAATGAAAATACAGttatgattatttttattttattttattttaaattgtttaataccattattttttatttttgtgcagAATATATTGATATGGACGAGCTGTTCCATAATAAAAtcagatattttttatttttattgtaacAAAAGATTATATTCTTCTCAAATGTTCTTTATCATTCatctttaaattataaaattataaaaagaagGCAAATCATCCATTAATTTATAGTCAATCGTcagatatttttatttatttatttatttattattattattataactgACGGTAAAAATCAGAGGTAGATATTTTTGACATCCAAATAATTGCGTGAATGAACCCAGCTCCGTGCCCGCGCCACGCTCACTAAATCTTACAAAATCTTATATCGACCACGCGTCTTCTTCCTATTGGCTCGGCGTACCCACAGCATCCACCAGTGGATAAGGGATATATATGAGCCAAGATCTCCCTTTCTTCCGTCGATGGCCAAATGGTGCAGCTCCTCCACTGGTCTCCCTCTCTCCCTTCGAGAACTAAATTAACCCTCCCCCAATCCCAGctcttctcctcctccctctATTTGATTTCCACAGCCTTCGTCATCTCTTGCAGGAAACAGGGAGGAGTTGTGACATCCAACTTCTCCAAATCCAGCCCTCCCCTGCTTCAAGATGCCTCCAATGACCTCCAATCCGTTCCAATCCCTTTATCCATTTCCGACTTCGAGATCACAAACGAATTCATCCAGGGAATCTGCAAAAATCCCCAGACCGAAGCTCTCGCTTTTCAGTATTATCAACAGGCAAAAACACGTCCATCTTTTCGACCTGATAAAACGACGCTCAGGATTCTATTCGGGAGCTTGATCAAGTCCAAGCGCTGGAATTCCATATCGGTGCTCATCGATGACTTGGGGAGCCTCCATGTGCACCCTGACGAATCTACCTGCGCTAGATTGGTGCGAAGCTGCATCAGAGCAAGAAAGCTCAAGCTGGTAGAGTCGTTGCTTCGAGTTCTTGAATCCGACAAAGCCAGCGCTTCTGCTGCTGTCTCTGCTTTCAGTTCGGCAATGCGCAGCTACAACCAGCTCCACATGTACAGATGCACGGTTTCGGTTTTTGATCAGATGATTGCGGTGGGGCTTTCTCCGGATTCTAGCTGCTACCGCTCGATTCTCCGATCGTATCAAGATTTGGGGGAGACAGAAAAGGTGGTTGCTTTGTTTCTAGAGTACCAGTCGAAAAAGTCTGGAACTTTGACTGCTGACGCTGCTGAGATATACTTGATCTTGTGTGAGTCTCTAGGGAAGTCGGGAAGAGCCTTCGAAGCGCTCAGATATTTCAGGGAAATGGAAGCAAAGGGAATGCCTCCAAATGTTGCAATGTATGCCTCTCTGATGAGCTCATTTGCAAGGATTAGAGAGGCCGAAATTGCTGAAGATCTATTCCGAGAAGCGACCAAAAAGGGCTTGGTGAGAGACAAGGCCGTCTTTATGAATCTGGTGTTGATGTATGTCGACTTGGGGCAGCTGGAGAAGACTCTCGTGGTCGTGCAGAACATGAAAGATTTGAAAATTCATGTATCAGATTGTATACTTTCCACAATCATCAATGGATTCGCGACGAAAAAAGGGTCCAGATCGGCTGTGGCCGCATACGAGCAACTTCTATCTCTAGGATGTGATCCAGGGCAAGTAACATACGCTTCTATCATCAACGTCTACTGCCGGTTGGGGCTATCAAAGATGGCCGAGGCTGCATTTTCCAAAATGATAGAGAAAGGCTA contains:
- the LOC122025370 gene encoding uncharacterized protein LOC122025370 isoform X1, translated to MLLGAEKRRKEEEGLESKASSRSEPSKLESGRPSAANSCKDVECFSLMEIGFRSRDQAMGVGRTRAQEEDSIESDSGSAGFEFQKAERTPHHRATAALVPLFSKPAPSKWDDAHKWIASPTSNRGGNKGGGGGGQAKKGDLVGYVNRHTAAKAALDVVEEVDTKRVDVSQAKKEMGAAKSMSWVGEHHPAPDSGAKPAAVLENPVVDSDVNFSWHDSSSTQSDTTFMTPVPTIRAVSMRDMGTEMTPIASQEPSRTGTPIRATSPLSSPPLSLPSTPQRSAPGSTQTDTIPHQELSIKELSEKEQHRKTRREIMVLGQQLGKTNIAAWASKEDEELYASTSTNMVSKDHSARSVIEARAAAWEEAEKTKYLARFKQEEIKIMAWENHQKATIEAELRKIEVKVERMRASSHERLMSQLASVRHKAEDKRAAAGAKRNQQAAKTAQQADYIRRTGRIPSKFYCWGWCF
- the LOC122025370 gene encoding uncharacterized protein LOC122025370 isoform X2 translates to MLLGAEKRRKEEEGLESKASSRSEPSKLESGRPSAANSCKDVECFSLMEIGFRSRDQAMGVGRTRAQEEDSIESDSGSAGFEFQKAERTPHHRATAALVPLFSKPAPSKWDDAHKWIASPTSNRGGNKGGGGGGQAKKGDLVGYVNRHTAAKAALDVVEEVDTKRVDVSQAKKEMGAAKSMSWVGEHHPAPDSGAKPAAVLENPVVDSDVPTIRAVSMRDMGTEMTPIASQEPSRTGTPIRATSPLSSPPLSLPSTPQRSAPGSTQTDTIPHQELSIKELSEKEQHRKTRREIMVLGQQLGKTNIAAWASKEDEELYASTSTNMVSKDHSARSVIEARAAAWEEAEKTKYLARFKQEEIKIMAWENHQKATIEAELRKIEVKVERMRASSHERLMSQLASVRHKAEDKRAAAGAKRNQQAAKTAQQADYIRRTGRIPSKFYCWGWCF
- the LOC122025779 gene encoding pentatricopeptide repeat-containing protein At5g13770, chloroplastic-like, whose translation is MVQLLHWSPSLPSRTKLTLPQSQLFSSSLYLISTAFVISCRKQGGVVTSNFSKSSPPLLQDASNDLQSVPIPLSISDFEITNEFIQGICKNPQTEALAFQYYQQAKTRPSFRPDKTTLRILFGSLIKSKRWNSISVLIDDLGSLHVHPDESTCARLVRSCIRARKLKLVESLLRVLESDKASASAAVSAFSSAMRSYNQLHMYRCTVSVFDQMIAVGLSPDSSCYRSILRSYQDLGETEKVVALFLEYQSKKSGTLTADAAEIYLILCESLGKSGRAFEALRYFREMEAKGMPPNVAMYASLMSSFARIREAEIAEDLFREATKKGLVRDKAVFMNLVLMYVDLGQLEKTLVVVQNMKDLKIHVSDCILSTIINGFATKKGSRSAVAAYEQLLSLGCDPGQVTYASIINVYCRLGLSKMAEAAFSKMIEKGYDKCVVAYSNMISMYGKLGKVREAMRLLTRMKVKGCKPNVWVYNSLLHIHGKLMNLRQVEKLWKEMIRRKIAPDKISYTSIIGAYSKAKRLDECVKFFAEFKREGGKVDRALAGIMVGVFSKGSMLDELINLLKEIKEEGIVMDERLHESALYALRDAGLQIHVKWFQQSFGFKYDKSFQ